From the genome of Muricauda sp. SCSIO 64092, one region includes:
- a CDS encoding serine hydrolase domain-containing protein, producing the protein MKFFLATGVFMLLVYSSFPQSKTLEAFIDEYAGKNNYNGTILVEKNGKTVYNKSFGMANFQFNVPNNNDTKYKIASVTKLFTSVLIMQLYDQGKLKLDEKIKTYLPDYTGDVENKVTIYHLLTATSGLESFEKNGDEVYENRFDSDEILVKYCSGPLENAPGEKFNYNNADFFILAKILERIYDLSYGEILKNKIVEPLGMTNSGLAAHSKVIIGLAYAYDWDKDSKTATNEPFYYIENYGGAGAMYSTSGDLLKFSKALYSNQIIREETLELLLKPYLSAYACGLWVYEKEIGDKKLRVAERQGSIEGSNTRFIRILNENSTIVLLSNMYTANLNELQFEIMKRLVE; encoded by the coding sequence ATGAAATTTTTCCTTGCCACTGGAGTTTTTATGCTACTTGTCTACAGTTCGTTTCCCCAATCTAAAACTCTCGAAGCCTTTATTGATGAATATGCTGGAAAAAATAACTACAATGGCACCATATTGGTCGAAAAGAACGGTAAAACAGTATATAATAAAAGTTTTGGGATGGCTAATTTCCAATTCAATGTTCCTAACAATAATGACACAAAGTATAAAATTGCATCTGTCACCAAATTATTCACGTCAGTTCTTATCATGCAACTTTATGATCAAGGAAAGTTAAAACTAGATGAAAAAATTAAGACATACCTGCCAGACTATACCGGGGATGTTGAAAATAAAGTGACAATATACCATTTGCTCACTGCCACTTCCGGGCTGGAAAGTTTTGAGAAGAATGGAGATGAGGTCTATGAGAATCGCTTTGATTCTGATGAGATTTTAGTAAAGTATTGTAGCGGTCCGTTGGAAAATGCCCCCGGCGAAAAGTTTAATTACAATAATGCTGATTTCTTCATCTTGGCAAAGATATTGGAGAGGATATATGACCTGTCTTATGGGGAAATACTAAAGAACAAAATAGTGGAACCTTTAGGGATGACAAATTCAGGATTGGCTGCCCATTCAAAGGTTATTATTGGACTAGCATATGCATACGACTGGGACAAGGATTCCAAAACGGCCACCAACGAGCCATTCTATTATATTGAGAATTATGGCGGTGCCGGTGCAATGTATTCAACTTCAGGAGACCTCTTAAAATTTTCGAAAGCTTTGTACTCCAATCAGATTATAAGAGAAGAAACATTGGAATTGCTGTTAAAACCCTATTTGAGCGCATATGCTTGTGGTCTTTGGGTCTATGAGAAGGAGATAGGGGATAAAAAGTTGAGAGTAGCTGAAAGACAAGGTTCCATTGAAGGCTCAAATACCAGATTCATAAGAATCTTGAACGAAAACAGCACAATTGTTTTATTGTCAAATATGTACACTGCGAACTTGAATGAACTTCAATTTGAAATAATGAAGAGATTGGTGGAATAA
- a CDS encoding PadR family transcriptional regulator has translation MSKHRLGEFEEVVLLTVAILHDGAYGIAIIDEMEKQLERKVSIGSLQTVLRRLEKKGYLSSRFGEATKMRGGKRKRYFTLTSHGIKILETTKQQRMALWNAIPNLDFRNGHA, from the coding sequence ATGAGCAAACATCGCCTAGGGGAATTCGAGGAAGTGGTCCTCCTTACCGTGGCCATATTGCACGACGGGGCATACGGTATCGCGATTATCGATGAAATGGAAAAGCAATTGGAGCGAAAAGTGAGCATAGGTTCACTGCAGACGGTTTTAAGACGATTGGAGAAAAAAGGGTATCTCTCCTCAAGATTCGGGGAGGCAACCAAAATGCGGGGGGGCAAACGCAAGCGATATTTCACCCTCACCAGTCATGGGATAAAGATATTAGAAACCACGAAACAGCAACGAATGGCCCTTTGGAACGCCATTCCAAATTTGGATTTTAGAAACGGGCATGCTTAA